A region from the Chrysoperla carnea chromosome 4, inChrCarn1.1, whole genome shotgun sequence genome encodes:
- the LOC123298547 gene encoding cytochrome P450 4g15-like, translated as MTLIDAAGAEFASGPSPVFSATSVLYFLLAPAIALYLLYWRLSRNHMLKLAEKIPGPTGYPIIGNALDLIGKSPDIFKHVYARSFEFGSVVRLWIGPKLVVFLTDPRDVEVILSSHVYIDKSSEYRFFQPWLGNGLLISTGPKWRAHRKLIAPTFHLNVLKSFIDLFNANSRAVCAKMLKEAGKTFDCHDYMSECTVEILLETAMGVSKNTQESGYDYAMAVMKMCDILHLRHTKFWLRPDWLFNLTRHGKTQVALLDTIHSLTRKVIKRKKEDFKNKKVTPVEIKKEVEEVTHSDTKGAVDGLSYGQSAGLRDDLDVDDNDVGEKKRMAFLDLMIEASQNGVNITDEEIKEQVDTIMFEGHDTTAAGSSFFLSMMGIHQHIQDKVIQELDGIFGDSDRPATFADTLEMKYLERCLMETLRLYPPVPIIARQLNEDLKLASAPYVLPAGCTVVVGTVKLHRREEIYPNPDEFNPDNFLPEKTANRHYYAFVPFSAGPRSCVGRKYAMLKLKILLSTILRNFRVKSDLKEKDFQLQADIILKRAEGFQVRLEPRKRTAKA; from the exons ATGACACTAATTGATGCAGCCGGGGCTGAATTTGCCTCTGGTCCAAGTCCAGTTTTTTCAGCAACTAGTgtattatatttcttattagCACCAGCAAtagcattatatttattatattggcgATTATCACGTAATCATATGTTAAAATTAGCTGAAAAAATTCCAGGACCAACAGGTTACCCAATCATTGGTAATGCATTAGATTTAATTGGAAAATCACCTG ACATATTCAAACACGTATACGCACGTAGTTTTGAGTTTGGAAGTGTTGTAAGACTATGGATTGGACCAAAATTAGTTGTTTTCTTAACCGATCCACGTGATGTTGAAGTTATTTTAAGTAGCCATGTTTATATTGATAAATCATCCGAATATCGATTCTTCCAACCTTGGTTGGGTAACGGTCTTCTTATTTCTACAG gtCCAAAATGGCGTGCCCATCGTAAATTGATTGCACCAACATTCCATTTGAATGTATTGAAGAGTTTCATCGATTTATTCAATGCAAACAGTCGTGCTGTATGTGCTAAAATGTTAAAAGAAGCTGGAAAAACTTTCGATTGTCACGATTACATGAGCGAATGTACTGTTGAAATTCTATTAGAAACTGCCATGGGTGTAAGCAAAAATACACAAGAAAGTGGTTATGATTATGCTATGGCTGTCATGAAGATGTGCGATATCTTACATTTACGTCACACAAAATTCTGGTTACGTCCTGATTGGTTATTCAACTTAACACGTCACGGTAAAACTCAAGTAGCACTTTTAGATACAATCCACAGTTTAACACGAAAAGTAATTAAACGCAAGAAGGAAGACTTCAAAAATAAGAAAGTAACACcagttgaaattaaaaaagaagttGAAGAAGTTACACACAGTGACACAAAAGGTGCTGTTGACGGTTTATCATATGGGCAATCAGCTGGATTACGTGACGATTTGGATGTAGATGATAATGATGTTGGTGAAAAGAAACGTATGGCTTTCTTGGACTTAATGATTGAAGCATCACAAAATGGAGTCAATATTACCGATGAAGAAATTAAAGAACAAGTTGATACAATTATGTTTGAAGGTCATGACACAACTGCCGCTGGAAGTAGTTTCTTCTTGTCAATGATGGGAATCCATCAACATATTCAAGACAAAGTTATCCAAGAACTTGACGGAATCTTTGGTGATTCAGATCGTCCAGCCACATTCGCTGACACACTTGAAATGAAATACTTAGAAAGATGTTTAATGGAAACTTTACGTTTGTACCCACCAGTACCAATTATTGCCAGACAATTAAATGAAGATCTTAAACTAG cATCAGCCCCATATGTTCTCCCAGCTGGATGTACCGTTGTAGTAGGAACAGTAAAATTACATCGTCGTGAAGAAATCTATCCAAATCCAGATGAATTCAACCCAGACAATTTCTTACCAGAAAAAACAGCAAACCGTCATTACTACGCATTTGTGCCATTCTCAGCTGGACCACGATCATGTGTCGGTCGTAAATATGCTAtgcttaaattgaaaattttactatcaACAATTTTACGTAATTTCCGTGTAAAATCTGACTTAAAAGAGAAAGATTTCCAATTGCAAGctgatattatattaaaacgtGCCGAAGGTTTCCAAGTACGTCTTGAACCACGCAAAAGAACAGCCAAAGCTTAA